GACAAAAACTTTTAAATTattgattataaaatataaaatataattttttctttaaaataaaacattttttataaaaaattaatagatttaaatatttactaaaaatattaatagtattttatttaaaatttatcaaaatttaattgatataaaaattatgtaataattatttactaataattattatataataattatatcagTTTGGTGTTGATTATTTTGCTTaagttttgaataaataaaaaataatcaagatTTTTTCGATTTGGTTTAGTTTGTATGTTGGTATAATCAGTTTCTTTTCTTCCACTTAGACCCCTATTCTTGTTATATGGTGATGTCACGGTacattcttttataattttttttatttaatgttaaattgtatatatttttattttttgaaagtaTATGAAAGTGATACTTAAAAATGTTAAATAACATATAAATCTAAAAAAGTTAGAAAAATAGTGAAACCCTATGGAGCATTCTCATGCCACTCTCGCCTCTTCACTATCGACCGTCGCCGTCCACCGTTCTCACCGCCGTCCACCGTTCTCGTCACGGTTTGAATTCTCATTTCGTTCAACTTTCTCATCACAGTTCTACGATTTCACATCTTCATTTTCAGTGAAAACTTGCTCGCAGGAACCCTAATCTATTATGTCGAATCGCAGGTAGGAGATTTGAATTAGGTCAGTTGAAATCGTGTTGACATTGTAATTGTTGTTCAAAAACTAGTTTTTATGCTTCCTTTAGATATAATTTAGAGTAGATTCGGTTCATGAACTTGTTACAGAGGAATAACTGAGCATGGAAAAGTAACCTTGCTATCATATGTTATTGATTTGGTTCATGAACTGAGCTTATGaaagatttatatttatttagtataagTTTTTTTCTTTGTCATGGACAGGTTTTATTTCTAGAACTGAGGAAGATTGAAAAACTTGAAGAAGAAAATATGCTTCAACGAATGTTTGCCGGTGGTGCCAAATGTCAATTAATGCCTTTTTGTAAACTTGAATTACATGCTAATATCGAATTTTCCGACTAGACCTAAGGGTTTGATTACTCTTGGTTTTTAATAGTTACTAATTTATTGGTGCTGCTGGTTTATATATGTAAATTGCTATTGTTTCTTGCAGAGTTTTGAGGCTTTGAATCAGCGAGCAGTGGCTGTAGTTGTGGATCCAATTCAAAGTGTTAAAGGAAAAGTGGTGATTGATGCTTTTCGATTGATCAATCCACAGACAATGATGCTCGGGCAAGAACCAAGGCAGACAACTTCCAATCTGGGGCATCTGAATAAACCATCTATTCAGGTTTTCACCGAAACCGTTTTTCATTTATGTTGACATGTCATGGACAAAGTTCGATCCTGCCGGTCTTGATCTTCTTTCGGTACACATAACTGTTTTTGAATAGGTGCCTAAATTACTTAACTCTTTTATTCATCTACTGAAAGTTTATTTATTATGCCTGCTGTTGTGTTGGACAGAGAATGCTTTGCCTGTACCCAAATGGCAGGATTTCAGCTAATGAAACTCTTAACCATCCATATCTTCAATTTTGACCGCCCAAGGGCCTATTCTCTCTTTCTTTCTACTTTTAACAGAACAATCTTATAGAATCTTTGTCTTAAACAGTGTTTGAACATCTAAATCATCAAGGTTCAAAATTGTAGCTTGAGAAACTCCACTGAGAGAGCTCCAAACCTCAATCTGTAGTATTTATTTATTGAGTGAATTActtgaacttttaataataattaagtaatttatttctttttccagGCTGCATATTGTCAGGTTTGTTTCATGAATTCAGAGTGAAAGCAAATGTGCTCTTGTGTATGGTCAAATGAACGAGCCACCTGGTTCTCGTGCCGGTGTTGGACTTACTGGACTCACTGTCGCTGAACACTTCCGTGATGCTGAAGGACATGATGTGCTTCTTTTCATCGACAACATTTTCCGCTTTACTCAAGTATGGACAACTTATCCTGGGACCAGAAGTTGGAAGAAGCAAAGAAGGACGACAAGATTGTAAGTTTCACTTTTAcccttttttaaatatttagcgGGACAATAAAACCGATGGCCTTATTCCATTTTGGTAAGTTGTTTGCTGGGATGAATCATTAAAACTTTGCcacaattaaaatttttaaattggtTTTGGACTCCATAAAGCTTTCTGAATAATTAGAATTTTCAAACTACTCAATTTCTTGTCCCTATTATACAACTTTATAGGTTAAATGTTGCATTATTTTCCTTTTTGACATCTCAATTTCTCTTTGACAATAATCTTAATGCATGCTTAATTCAGAGAAGTGACTGAAATTGTGTGCTAACTACATGACCTTTTATGCTTGGCAGTATTCAAGATTACATGTTCGATGAAAGTGTTTGCCTCCTACTTCGGGCCAAGTGGTTCAAGCCTTTAGTTGTTGAAGAGCGTCCAGTTGTTGAAGAAGATATCTATGAGATAGAAGACTATTATTATCAGTatgaagaagctgatgatgatCTAGATGACAATGAGGCTTACTATGGTGCTTCAGCAAATGTCCGGCTTGGCAACCGTAGATGGGGAGACAACAGTTTTGTAAGGGCTGGGCGTCAAGAAGCTCGGCCGGTCCATCAACCAAGCTTCCAGGATTCAGGAGAGGGGAAGAAAGGTGGAGTTACCGAACATAAATGGAGAAACGACGGTGGTCGTTTTCAATGGTATGGTGGTCGAAAAACGTGAATCTCCTCTTCCCTTTTGATGGAATCTCAACTGTTTCAACATCAATAGTTCCTCTGTGATGGAAAAACGGTTTTTCAATTTCACTCTCACTGTGTCGTTGTTTCCCTCTACTGCTACCTTAAACTTTGCATCTCTCAACTAAAGGTAATCCCTTCCATCCATCTCTTCTTCATCGATCTGATATCCTCAAACCTATAACTCTTTGTATTTTGATGTTATCAAAATTTGTAACATGAATCagtaattcatctctcaaaatttGTGCTTTTTTTTGGGGGTTTTCTTTATTTGGGGTTTATTATTAATTCATATTGTTGGGTTGATGCTAATGTAATCCCATTTCATTTGCTCAATTGTTAAGTTGGATAATGTAAAggctttaattttatttgatattaaCTACTTTACACCTTATAATTTTACAGATGTTGAAAGCAATGTTAAAGAATGGCCCATGGTCAATCAATTTAAGACATGATAAAAGTGAAGAAAATTGAGGTATTACTTGCTCTGAACCATCCATGAGTCTTTTGGTATTCAGAAGGCAGATCCATCATTGAATCAAAGTTGTAACAGTAAGATGAGTTTTGCATGTTATGGTGGTGGTGGTCTTTATTGGGGCCATGGCttgatttaataattataatttgtgatttttttttggtgtGGTGATGGTCTTTATTATTTATGTTgtatgtttgtttgaattgtataTATTGAAGAGGACATTCGATCGTTTCATGGAGTTCGTTGTTCACTTTAGTTCATGCATGCCTGTTCAGATTTCGTTTTAAGCTTCGATTCGCTACAATTGTTTTTGAGGTATAAACTCTGCCACTTCAATCCTTTCtgtttagtttattttttatttatttttttgctttgTTATTTGCTTTAAGTTCAACGTTGTTCTAGCTTTTAGGGCATAGGAATTATTTTTACTGAATAATTTGATGAATGATTGCTTGTTTAGGTTCTAATTAGTAGCTGATTATTGTAAAATCAATTTTGAAAAGAGCTTCAAATGTTTGTACATTCTAATTTTGAATATAGaatttattttttcattcttTGTGTGTAGCTGATGATTGAGGATTGTAAAATTCTTGATCCTTAAGATTTTGCTATAACTAGAAATaggaaaatattaattataatgatTAGGAAAATATTAATTATAGTGTATGGGATTCAAACTAAGAAGTTTCTGTTTAGAAATCCGATAATTAATTGAAAGTGTAACTTGAGAAGCTTTGTATCTTGATTTTGTATGATAATGTAATACATTGCATATAATAGTAGATAGATAGTTTTGCTGATTAAGTTGGATATTTATTGTTAAATATTGCTTCAGATTGTATTAATATTCACGCCAGAAATCAATGATGCAAAGACCCAAGAGCTTGGTTTTATGAGTCATTTATAGTAatgtttcaaaattttaataaattattttttttaatttgatagaaagtacctgcggatttacctgcggatttttcctgcggatttacctgcggaaaatttcctgcggatttagctgcggaattacctgcggaacttcctgccgaaaatattacccacgaaggttttagctggggacaagaaaccgcaggtaaatccgcaggaaacgtgtttcctgcggaaatttaactaaaatccgcaggtaaatccgcaggaaaacagagtatttctagtagtgggtGTAGATAAGGTGTATGCATGAACCAATGTCAAAATAATAAGTCTCTATTATCTTTTATCTTCACGCGGTTATACAAAAGATATGACTCGAGTCATATCTTTTGTATAACCGCGTGAAGATAAAAGATAATAGAGACTTATTATTTTGACATTGGTTCATGCATACACCTTATCTACACCGTAGGTCATAATACAGCCACAAATTCTTGCACAAAAattaaagttattataaattattaaaaaaattaaaatgagtaGAATTTACCTATACCAATATGGTGTAGGTGTCAGTGTCAAAATAACTTTTCCCAAGATAATATTCTCAAGGGAAAAGATATTCTTACACCCAGTTTTGACACCCACCGCAACTTTATACTTTaaacatattaattttatttttttaataattttttatactttAATTTGTGTGCATGTAAATGTTTCTTTGTTATATTATATGGTGTAGAGGTACGGTATAGAGAAAGTAGTGAAGAAATAGCAAACCTTTGTTCTCAATAATCATTTAGTTAAAAGAAAAAACATTCAAAGAAAAGATCATATATcatataaatattttgtaaaatagatattatttaataattttgagTTTCCATCCTTTTCTTTTTAGTGTGCATGCACCTATATGTTGGGCTTAAATCTTGTATTCATACAAAACGTGTTCAAATAACTTGCACCTGTCAAGATGAATGGCAGAAAAGCTTCAAGTAAGAGATTAACCATGATGACGAATGTAACGTGAAGGTGCAACAGTTTGACAAGCATCAAAGTCATGTAGTAAAGAGTAACCATAAAAGCCAAAGCCATCATTAGTAGAGATTTTTCCTTAGCTTTTTGTATTCGTTAATGCAAATCCGATTATAGCAAACAATAGCCCAAATAATTGGCCAAATAGTTTTCCAGCTTGATTCAAGCTACAAAGAGTAATAAAATGTTAGAGAAACTTGGAGctgataataatatatattataggctGAATGAATGGAGAAATTGAAGTACCTTGTTGAGTTTGATGAAATTGTACTTGAAGGTGTAGCTGCTTCTGCTTCAGCAATGATGATTCTTCTAACTCAACCTTTGATTTGATCAATGTTGCTCTAAGTTAGAAGTGAAGAGATAAATAGCTTCTTTATATATTACTGAGTTAAATAGTTTCGAAAAACCACCATTAGTCACACTTAGACACACGCTTCCATTTCTTCGAAGAAATTGCCTATTTATCTTAGGTATGTTTTAAGTTTCACTATATATCAATTTTTTGTGTGTGTTAATAACAACCATCAAACTCTTCACAATGTAAAACTCTTGCCAATCATAAAAGTCATAAACTTATCCGATTTCTTGTTCGTTCCTTCGTTGTTTATAAATTGTTTTTAGTGGATATGAATTAACAAGTTACATTGAAagcatattttataaaaatgaatacatgtaaattatatttataaatattctcAGAAAAATGTtggaatttattaataattaataataataatcatcataGATGTATTCCaaaataacaagaaaaatatGCATGTGcaatttgtattttgaatttgaaaaataggTAATGCTTCGTGAAGTGTTGCATAATGCAAGATTGTACAACTTTTAAAAACTATTGTTGTAGACAAAACAATGCAACGCTTGAAAAGGGTTGTTGTATGTGAAGCAATGCAAAAGTGTTGATGAAAGTGTGTTTCATTCAAAGTCGCAACTTTATGAAACAACTCCACTCTGACCTATAAATTGAACATTTCGGATTCAGAAAAATACATTAGAAAATCATATACTCTTCCCCATAAATTAGAGACACACTTCGCTACATTTGAGCTTTCGTCGGTCTTGCACAAACTCAATAAAAAGCTAAATTATCTTGAGAATTCATGCGTTTtaactctaagacatattgagaATTATTCGCGGAGCTAGAAATTTTAAGGAGTCTGGACAAAaattttacaccctatttttactaattttacactcTATTTCTACTAATTTTTCCCTAGATTTTGTCCAAAAAATTCACaccttgtttttactaattttgctcttaattttgtctaaaaattactaattttacccctggtgttgtctaaaaatcgactactTGCACATGAAGTTATAGCTAAAAGActtgaaaaacacttaaaatttccaAGTGTTTTTTAATcttccaactttgacttttgttgacttttgattcttgattgattttcttgatttctcttgatcaaatgacttcaataatcatatattcatgattttgatcttcaaaagtccatgcatggttgaccaaattttttaaaagtcaaaggtagtcttagacagttgactttttcaagatgatttgcattcttgtggatttCAACTGAAT
The Vicia villosa cultivar HV-30 ecotype Madison, WI linkage group LG6, Vvil1.0, whole genome shotgun sequence genome window above contains:
- the LOC131608956 gene encoding uncharacterized protein LOC131608956, whose protein sequence is MNEPPGSRAGVGLTGLTVAEHFRDAEGHDVLLFIDNIFRFTQVWTTYPGTRSWKKQRRTTRFIQDYMFDESVCLLLRAKWFKPLVVEERPVVEEDIYEIEDYYYQYEEADDDLDDNEAYYGASANVRLGNRRWGDNSFVRAGRQEARPVHQPSFQDSGEGKKGGVTEHKWRNDGGRFQWYGGRKT